One stretch of Pontiella desulfatans DNA includes these proteins:
- a CDS encoding sensor histidine kinase, with protein MKHFRLNLDLTSVIAILAAGVLLPVMLSTAVGIVSIILAKDSDGIITGVLIISFTATAAGCGLLALVFMGKKARLARQQADFIANVSHELRTPLSAIRLYAQTLESGKLADDPEQTAQCVATILRETTWLNALIDRLLTWRAASKDVLELSLETQPVAEAVYDAIDRFNSMVSPDELTLSVSIETRRCVRHDAKALNSVVLNLLMNAYKYTGIQKQIRVSVQDRDNHVMIEVQDNGIGLTAAEAKHIFQPFYRAVRRDKGETGGVGLGLAIARHLIGQHNGTLSVGSRKDEGSTFTITLPAAENIS; from the coding sequence ATGAAGCACTTCAGACTTAACCTGGATCTCACCAGTGTAATCGCCATTCTTGCGGCCGGCGTGCTACTGCCGGTTATGCTCTCGACGGCGGTCGGGATCGTTTCGATCATCCTGGCAAAAGATAGCGATGGCATCATCACGGGAGTGCTGATCATATCGTTCACGGCCACGGCGGCCGGCTGCGGCTTGCTGGCACTGGTGTTTATGGGGAAAAAAGCCCGTCTGGCCCGCCAGCAGGCGGATTTCATCGCAAATGTTTCCCACGAGCTACGCACGCCGCTCAGCGCCATCCGGCTCTACGCCCAGACCCTGGAGTCGGGCAAGCTGGCCGACGATCCCGAACAGACCGCCCAATGCGTCGCAACCATCCTGCGCGAAACCACATGGTTGAATGCACTGATCGACAGGCTGTTGACCTGGCGCGCCGCATCAAAAGACGTGCTGGAACTCTCCCTGGAAACGCAGCCCGTGGCCGAAGCCGTATACGACGCAATTGATCGGTTCAACTCCATGGTTTCGCCCGATGAACTTACCCTCTCGGTTTCCATAGAGACCCGGCGTTGCGTGCGGCATGACGCCAAGGCCCTGAACTCTGTTGTCCTGAACCTGCTCATGAACGCGTACAAATACACCGGCATTCAGAAACAGATCCGTGTCAGCGTACAAGACAGGGACAACCACGTGATGATCGAAGTGCAGGACAACGGAATCGGCCTGACGGCCGCCGAGGCGAAGCACATCTTCCAGCCGTTCTATCGGGCGGTGCGAAGAGACAAAGGAGAAACGGGCGGTGTCGGGCTTGGCCTGGCCATCGCCCGGCACCTGATCGGGCAGCACAACGGCACCCTTTCCGTCGGCAGCCGAAAGGATGAAGGCTCCACCTTCACCATAACCCTTCCCGCCGCGGAGAATATTTCATGA
- a CDS encoding B12-binding domain-containing radical SAM protein: MFPDTFWSFKHALSFVGKQATFPPLGLLTVAGLLPAQWDRRLVDLNVRKLRESDLAWADYAFITGMVVQKTSAREMVARCHEAGLKVVAGGPLFTMEHEEFDDVDHFILNEAEITLPHFLKDLAEGRPRRVYSTTDFAELGDTPLPAWELVDMKRYQAMEIQYSRGCPFNCDFCNITSLLGRRVRTKSTEQVIAELDALYAGGWRRGKVFFVDDNFIGNKRHLKSELLPRLIAWRNDRPGITFQTEASINLADDQELMDLMVAAGFDIVFIGIETPDNAALAECNKTQNEHRDLVQDVNKIQRAGLQVQGGFIVGFDSDKPSVFHRQIEFIQKSGIVTAMVGLLQAPQGTQLYQRMEKAGRLRGSSSGDNVEGTTNIVPLMDFDRLLKGYKTILNHIYAPRHYYERIRTMLSEYRPPKGGYLPTRSDLMALLRSFYRLGILGKERVQYWKLLLWTSFHRPTLFPLAVTLAISGYHCRKVCELHVH; encoded by the coding sequence ATGTTCCCTGACACATTCTGGAGTTTCAAACATGCCCTCAGTTTCGTCGGCAAGCAAGCCACCTTCCCTCCGCTCGGGCTGCTGACGGTGGCGGGATTGCTGCCTGCGCAATGGGATAGGCGGTTGGTAGACCTGAATGTCCGCAAGCTACGCGAGAGCGACTTGGCCTGGGCAGACTACGCCTTCATCACCGGCATGGTGGTCCAGAAGACGTCCGCCCGCGAGATGGTGGCACGTTGCCATGAAGCCGGCCTGAAGGTTGTGGCCGGCGGTCCGCTCTTCACTATGGAACATGAGGAGTTCGACGATGTCGATCATTTTATCCTGAACGAAGCGGAGATCACCCTGCCGCACTTCCTAAAGGATCTGGCGGAAGGCCGACCCCGGCGCGTCTACTCGACCACGGATTTTGCGGAGCTCGGCGATACCCCCCTCCCCGCGTGGGAACTGGTCGACATGAAGCGCTACCAGGCCATGGAGATCCAGTATTCGCGCGGATGCCCGTTCAACTGCGATTTCTGCAATATCACTTCATTGCTCGGTCGCCGCGTACGAACCAAGAGTACGGAACAGGTCATCGCCGAGCTGGACGCGCTCTACGCCGGCGGCTGGCGACGAGGCAAGGTCTTCTTTGTGGATGACAACTTTATCGGCAACAAGCGGCACCTCAAGTCGGAGCTGCTGCCCCGCCTGATTGCATGGCGGAACGACCGGCCGGGCATCACATTCCAGACCGAGGCGTCGATCAACCTGGCGGATGACCAGGAACTGATGGATCTGATGGTGGCGGCCGGTTTTGATATTGTCTTTATCGGAATCGAAACGCCCGACAACGCCGCTCTGGCCGAGTGCAACAAGACGCAGAACGAGCACCGCGATCTGGTACAGGACGTAAATAAAATCCAACGTGCCGGCCTGCAGGTCCAGGGCGGCTTCATCGTCGGCTTTGACAGCGACAAGCCGTCCGTGTTTCACCGGCAGATCGAGTTCATTCAGAAGAGCGGCATCGTAACGGCCATGGTCGGCCTCCTGCAGGCGCCGCAGGGAACCCAGCTTTATCAACGAATGGAAAAGGCCGGCCGCTTGCGCGGCTCGAGCTCGGGCGACAATGTCGAGGGGACGACCAACATCGTACCGCTGATGGATTTCGACCGGTTGCTCAAGGGCTACAAGACCATTCTGAACCATATCTATGCCCCGCGCCATTATTATGAACGAATCAGAACAATGCTCAGCGAATACCGGCCGCCGAAAGGCGGGTATCTGCCGACCCGCTCCGATCTGATGGCCCTGCTTCGTTCCTTTTACCGGCTGGGGATCCTGGGCAAGGAGCGCGTGCAATACTGGAAGCTCCTGCTCTGGACTTCATTCCATAGGCCTACCCTCTTTCCGCTGGCAGTCACCCTGGCCATCTCAGGCTATCACTGCCGGAAAGTTTGCGAACTGCATGTGCATTGA
- a CDS encoding tyrosine-type recombinase/integrase: protein MGLEIRKGRDGSWRKIWYGTYKLNGKRHAVNLGVKIAGEPPASLKAGDEGDRAFERSRATAQAKLDQIVAEAKGKKNAVRIVEKIYEMQTGEALSSILLGDISKEWRRIPRKRQPSARYVKQCTAVLDNFAAYAMGHNKNIQDIGQVTKNMARAFMQAEEERKLSPKTWNDTLKLLRTTFQKLLPEGAPNPFNGIPSKESETIFREPFSPEELKVIIEKSLEHDFIRPVMITGICTAMRRGDCCLLQWKDVDLRNGFLTVKTSKTGQTVKIPIFPLLSDELAALPKKGEYVFPEQAAMYRDNPDGITWRVRQVLKAAGFKDKKDSEDDVIKGKVHAARETGLRRASIRDFHSFRVTWVTLALSAGVPLELVQKVTGHKTTEVVFKHYFQPGDDVFKERLVQAMPQLLMQGNGKQLAEPPMEYEIDPGPAKQLEKALKLLGVVRSPKYSKQLKEAIQLIASAKQWYDSTVLREVS, encoded by the coding sequence ATGGGCTTGGAAATCAGAAAAGGCAGAGACGGGAGTTGGCGCAAGATTTGGTACGGCACATATAAGCTGAATGGCAAGCGCCATGCCGTGAACCTCGGTGTCAAGATTGCCGGCGAACCGCCAGCCTCATTAAAGGCTGGTGACGAGGGCGACCGGGCCTTCGAGCGATCCCGTGCCACGGCTCAGGCCAAGCTTGATCAGATCGTTGCAGAGGCAAAAGGCAAAAAGAATGCCGTTAGGATCGTTGAAAAAATCTACGAGATGCAGACCGGCGAGGCCCTTAGCTCGATCCTCCTTGGGGACATTTCCAAAGAGTGGAGGCGAATCCCCCGCAAGCGCCAGCCCAGCGCGCGCTATGTCAAGCAGTGCACCGCCGTACTGGACAACTTTGCCGCCTACGCCATGGGGCACAACAAAAACATCCAGGACATCGGGCAGGTGACCAAAAACATGGCCCGGGCCTTCATGCAGGCAGAGGAAGAGCGCAAGCTGTCGCCAAAAACTTGGAACGACACGCTCAAACTCCTGCGTACCACCTTCCAGAAGCTGTTGCCGGAGGGGGCACCCAATCCCTTCAACGGCATCCCGTCCAAGGAGTCCGAAACCATTTTCCGCGAACCCTTCTCGCCGGAAGAGCTGAAGGTCATCATCGAAAAATCCCTGGAACATGACTTCATTCGGCCTGTAATGATCACCGGCATCTGCACCGCCATGCGCCGGGGTGACTGCTGTCTGCTACAATGGAAGGATGTCGATCTCAGGAACGGCTTCCTTACCGTCAAGACCTCCAAAACCGGACAGACGGTAAAGATCCCGATCTTCCCGCTGCTCTCCGACGAGCTGGCCGCACTGCCGAAAAAGGGCGAGTATGTCTTTCCCGAGCAGGCCGCCATGTACCGCGACAATCCCGACGGCATCACCTGGCGGGTGCGGCAGGTACTCAAGGCTGCCGGATTCAAGGATAAGAAGGATAGCGAGGACGACGTCATCAAGGGAAAAGTGCATGCCGCCCGGGAAACCGGCCTGCGCCGGGCATCCATCCGCGACTTCCACAGCTTCCGCGTCACCTGGGTGACACTCGCCCTGTCTGCCGGTGTGCCCCTGGAGCTGGTGCAGAAGGTCACCGGCCACAAAACCACCGAAGTCGTCTTCAAGCACTATTTCCAGCCCGGTGACGATGTCTTCAAAGAACGCCTTGTTCAGGCCATGCCCCAACTGCTGATGCAGGGCAACGGCAAGCAGCTTGCCGAGCCGCCGATGGAATACGAGATCGATCCCGGCCCCGCGAAGCAACTGGAAAAGGCGCTAAAGCTGCTGGGCGTCGTCCGCAGCCCGAAATACAGCAAACAGCTCAAAGAAGCCATTCAGTTGATTGCCAGCGCCAAGCAGTGGTACGATTCAACCGTTCTGCGGGAAGTGTCATGA
- a CDS encoding sigma factor-like helix-turn-helix DNA-binding protein, translated as MAHDLEDPYKEKHLTPEQWEQEAFRLWQWAESPEEVGERLEGEHIVRLVAVHFLVLLSRRQQQVVRLYCLDGLTQVEIAEELGITQQTVQQHLMGKLRNGRLVGGAFRRLRKLIHKEAVAREGRGDPRTRILSLFDKLLDSGITRRRARELINTLVREAREIFSEEK; from the coding sequence ATGGCACATGACTTGGAAGATCCCTATAAGGAAAAGCATCTTACCCCGGAGCAATGGGAACAGGAGGCTTTTCGGTTGTGGCAATGGGCGGAGTCGCCAGAGGAGGTGGGGGAACGGCTGGAGGGTGAACACATCGTGCGGTTGGTGGCGGTTCATTTTCTGGTGCTTCTTTCCCGCCGCCAGCAACAGGTGGTGCGGCTATATTGTCTCGATGGTCTCACGCAGGTGGAAATCGCGGAAGAACTCGGAATCACCCAGCAAACGGTGCAGCAGCATCTAATGGGCAAGCTTCGGAATGGGCGGCTTGTCGGCGGCGCTTTCCGCAGACTGCGCAAGTTGATCCACAAGGAGGCCGTGGCTCGTGAGGGGCGAGGCGATCCCCGCACTCGCATCCTTTCGCTCTTCGATAAATTGCTCGATTCGGGCATCACCCGGCGTCGCGCCCGGGAGCTGATCAACACCCTTGTGCGGGAGGCCCGGGAAATTTTTTCTGAAGAAAAATAA